Genomic DNA from Paenibacillus sp. MBLB1832:
CCCATCATTGTGAGTCCACACCTGGGATGAAAGAGCGTATCCCTTCTCTAATGGATCACGAATTGATTCAAGAGCTGCTCCAGAGCCAAAATGCGGTTGCCAGAGAAACGATACAGGTGCTCATGTATGAGCCGCATCGGATTCAGATCAAGCAAGAGCCTGTGCCAGGCAGCATTGAGGTCAAGATTGGCAAGGTGTACAAAAAACAACCGCTGATCGGCGACAAACCCGCCACAGAGGTGAACTTCCAGGCAGCCGTTAAGCTGGCAGAGCTGGATAGTATGGCTGCTACTTATTTTTTCACCATATAATCATCCATTTATTAAATTAACTCATCATACATCGGCAGAAGGGACTGGCCCAGCTTGGCAAAATTGTATTTCCGTTATGGCACGATGAACAGCGGTAAATCCATTGAGGTTTTACGCGTTGCTCATAACTATGAGGAGCAAGGCAAAAAAGTGCTTCTCCTCACTTCCGTCATGGACGATCGCTTCGGCGTTGGCAAAGTCGCTTCACGCATTGGCATGCAAAAAGGGGCCATCGTCGTCGATGAGCACCTGAATATGATAGCTCTCGCTGAGGCGGAGCGGCCGCATTGTATTTTGGTCGATGAAGCACAGTTCTTAAATAAAGCTCAAATCGCTCAATTAATAGAAGTGGTCGATGAGTTGGACATTCCCGTCATTGCCTACGGGCTTCGCGCGGATTTCATGGGACAATTGTTCGAGGGCAGCAATGCACTTCTGGCTGTCGCGGATACGATTGAGGAAATTAAAACCGTTTGCTGGTATTGTACGAAAAAAGCCATCATGAACATGCGCTGCAAAGATGGCACGCCGATTTTCCACGGTGAGCAGATTCAAATTGGCGGGAATGAAAGCTACGTTCCAGTGTGTCGCAAATGTTATGCATCCAATAAAAAAGCCGCCCTATAGAGAAGCGGATATACACATTTAAAAAAGAGTGGTCTTAAAGAAAGGTGAGTTCCTTGCGTAAAAAACGGATTTTGCTCTTATCTGAGGGCTTCGGGAAAGGTCATACACAAGCCGCGCATGCGCTGTCCACCCAGCTCAGGCAATCGTCCGCTGGCATTATTACACGCGTGATTGAGCTTGGTGCTTTTTTGCACCCTACCCTAGCGCCTTGGGTCTTCTCGGCATACCGCCGCACGGTGACTTCACAACCTAGACTCTATGGTATGCTCTACCGCAATCAGTACGATAAACGGCCGGGACGCGTAGCGAGCCTTGTGCTGCATCGTATTTTTTACTCGCAGACGAAAGCCATCATTAAGCAATTGAAGCCAGATTTGATCGTGTGTACGCACCCTTTTCCGAGTATCATTGTTTCTAGGCTAAAACGTGCGGGACTCAATGTGCCGCTGTTCACGGTCATTACGGATTACGATGTGCATGGGACTTGGCTAGAATCGGCCGTAGATAAATATCTCGTCTCTACTCCTCTTGTCAAGGATCGCCTGCTGACGTGCGGAGTGCCTGAGAAACGGATTGAAGTCACGGGTATTCCTGTTCATCCTAATTTCCGTAAAGCGCACAGCAAAGAGCTCATTCGCCAAGAATTCGGCCTAAAGGCAATGCCAACGGTGATGGTGATGGGCGGCGGATGGGGCGTTTTTAAAAAGGAAGAAAAAGAAGAACTACTGACCTATTTGGCAAGTTGGAGCAAAGACATTCAACTGCTGATTTGTTTAGGCACCAATGAGAAAGCGCGCCGCCAGCTATTGGAAGAGGAAGCTTTCCAGCATCCAAACATTCATCTCATCGGCTATACGCGCGAGATAAGCAAGTTAATGGATATTTCCGATCTGCTGATCACGAAGCCAGGCGGTATGACATGTACCGAGGCTATGGCTAAGGGCATTCCGATGCTGTTTTACAGTCCGATTCCTGGGCAGGAAGAACACAACTGCACCTACTTCCAAGAACATGGCTACGGACAGCGGATCACGTCCCTCGACATGATTGACCATTGGTTCAAGCTGCTGCTGGAGAACTATCCCGAACTGGCGAAGCGCAGAACGGATATTCGGGAAGGGCATAATGAGGATGAACAGAGCTGTACGTTTGCGATTCTAGATTACCTGGCGCAATCAGACAAGCGTTCCTATATTCAGGCATCATCAAAAACACCACTCATACAATGGTAATATCCATTGGGTGAGGCGGTGTTTTTCTTATGAATCCCCTACACAAGTTCGGTAAACAAGCGATCTTCAGCTACCTTGTGATCTGGTTCGTCGGCAGCTTGTGGATGATGGCGGTGCTCGGAAGCGGCTCGTATCAGCAGAAAGTGATGGGGGTCGACTTTGCGCTCTATCATGAATACGCAAGCTTCGGATTCGCCGGTGCGCTGGGCGGCGCGCTATATGGGCTTCGCATGTTTCACGAGCATTACCAAGAGCTGACCACACAGTGGATCTATTGGTATCTCATGCGGCCGGTTCTCTGCTTCGGCTCCGCGATCATCACGATCATTCTATTCGAGAGCGGGATCATGCTGCTGCAAGTCGCAGACTCGATGTCGGCGCGAATCAGCATCGCATTTCTTACAGGCTACGGTTACGGCAAGTTCATGGAGAAGCTGAGGGATCTCACCACGACGTTCTTCAACGGGAAGAACACGAACGGTACGAACGGGAACGGCGGCGGCGGGAGTGGCGGGGATACGCCGAAGTGAGGGCGTGCGGCGTCCCACCGGCCGCCGCACAAACAAAGGACACCGCGGGCGAAGCGCCTCGCGGTGTCCTCTTCATGGTGCATCGAACGTATGCACCTTGGTCCAGTTCACACCACCGTTGCTGGTGGTGTACATCACACTGGGCTGCTCATTACCATTCGTAATGAGCCAGCCCCCGCTCGCGTCTGCCATGCCCAGCTGCAGCTCGCCATAACCAGTGAACGACTCCGTGCCGTTCACCCAGGTTTTACCGCCGTCCGTCGTCCAGCCGACGGAGTTCGGTTTGTCGCAGGCCGGGCAGCTGCCGCCCATGAAGGCCACGTCGGGATTCACGACGTAGAGCGGCCCCGGCTTCGAGCCCTTGTTTTTCGCCCCTGCGGTCTCTCCCATCGGTAAGCCAGGGGCTGGGCCTCCGCCAGCCGTACTGTTCACCAGTACGGTCTGCCAGGTCTTGCCGCCGTCCTTCGTGTGGAACAACGAATACGACGTTTGGCTCATCCCCGATCCGCCGACTAACTCGATCCATGCATCATCCGCACTTGCGGAGCGGATGACGACATCCGTCAAAGTCGCAGCAGAGTTGCGCGACATAACGGTTTGCCAAGTGCGTCCACCGTCCTGCGTCCGGAGCACCTCAACAGCGTTTTGCTTTTGCCTAGCCCCCCAGCCATTTTTTTTATCATGAAAATACGCATCCCCAGTGAGCCCTGTAGGAATAGGAAGTTCTACCCAGGAAGTCCCGCCATTCACCGTCTGTGCATTTCCGCTAAACGCCTCTTGCCCCGAGACGGAGTGAAAGAACGCGTGATTCGGTACCTTCCCTACAGCAGCCCAATGCTCACCACGATCCGTCGTATGCAGTAACTGACTCGTTTCCTTCACACTCGCCCATGCTTCGCGATCATTTAAGGCAAAAATCTGCGCAATCTCACCGGCCCCCTTGTATTGCACCTGCCATTTCGCGCCTCCATTGTCGGTATGGGCGATCCAGCCTGCGCCCCCAATCCATCCCTGCTTCGCATCTGCCAGTCGCAATGCGGTCACATTGGTCATGACGGCGTCATTTCCCCGCCCAACTGGACTGCTTGTAGCGCTCGCTGCAGGCGTTG
This window encodes:
- a CDS encoding WD40/YVTN/BNR-like repeat-containing protein, with product MLRKTMILLAMTSLVLAGCKSTDLTRGNITVSESPQSTAVSSPGQSTTVPTTPAASATSSPVGRGNDAVMTNVTALRLADAKQGWIGGAGWIAHTDNGGAKWQVQYKGAGEIAQIFALNDREAWASVKETSQLLHTTDRGEHWAAVGKVPNHAFFHSVSGQEAFSGNAQTVNGGTSWVELPIPTGLTGDAYFHDKKNGWGARQKQNAVEVLRTQDGGRTWQTVMSRNSAATLTDVVIRSASADDAWIELVGGSGMSQTSYSLFHTKDGGKTWQTVLVNSTAGGGPAPGLPMGETAGAKNKGSKPGPLYVVNPDVAFMGGSCPACDKPNSVGWTTDGGKTWVNGTESFTGYGELQLGMADASGGWLITNGNEQPSVMYTTSNGGVNWTKVHTFDAP
- a CDS encoding thymidine kinase → MAKLYFRYGTMNSGKSIEVLRVAHNYEEQGKKVLLLTSVMDDRFGVGKVASRIGMQKGAIVVDEHLNMIALAEAERPHCILVDEAQFLNKAQIAQLIEVVDELDIPVIAYGLRADFMGQLFEGSNALLAVADTIEEIKTVCWYCTKKAIMNMRCKDGTPIFHGEQIQIGGNESYVPVCRKCYASNKKAAL
- a CDS encoding MGDG synthase family glycosyltransferase; its protein translation is MRKKRILLLSEGFGKGHTQAAHALSTQLRQSSAGIITRVIELGAFLHPTLAPWVFSAYRRTVTSQPRLYGMLYRNQYDKRPGRVASLVLHRIFYSQTKAIIKQLKPDLIVCTHPFPSIIVSRLKRAGLNVPLFTVITDYDVHGTWLESAVDKYLVSTPLVKDRLLTCGVPEKRIEVTGIPVHPNFRKAHSKELIRQEFGLKAMPTVMVMGGGWGVFKKEEKEELLTYLASWSKDIQLLICLGTNEKARRQLLEEEAFQHPNIHLIGYTREISKLMDISDLLITKPGGMTCTEAMAKGIPMLFYSPIPGQEEHNCTYFQEHGYGQRITSLDMIDHWFKLLLENYPELAKRRTDIREGHNEDEQSCTFAILDYLAQSDKRSYIQASSKTPLIQW